In Providencia rettgeri, the following proteins share a genomic window:
- a CDS encoding YoaH family protein, whose protein sequence is MFSGMPALNHQEQQEAVEKIHQLMAEGMSSGEAIALVAQEIREKHQDKEQIHVRFDDEN, encoded by the coding sequence ATGTTTTCTGGTATGCCAGCACTTAATCACCAAGAACAGCAAGAAGCAGTTGAAAAAATTCATCAATTGATGGCGGAAGGGATGAGTAGTGGTGAGGCTATTGCATTAGTCGCTCAAGAAATTAGAGAAAAGCACCAAGATAAAGAGCAGATCCATGTTCGTTTTGATGATGAAAATTAA
- a CDS encoding DNA polymerase III subunit theta gives MSHNLALLPKDEMDKVNVDLLASGVAFKERYNIAIIAEAVEREQPEHLREYFRERLVYYRQLSQNFARMPYEPRNR, from the coding sequence ATGAGTCATAATCTTGCTTTATTGCCTAAAGATGAAATGGATAAGGTCAATGTCGACCTTTTGGCTTCCGGTGTTGCATTTAAAGAACGCTATAACATTGCCATCATTGCTGAAGCTGTTGAGCGAGAACAACCTGAACACTTAAGGGAATACTTCAGGGAGCGACTAGTATACTACCGCCAACTATCACAGAATTTTGCACGTATGCCCTATGAGCCGCGAAATCGCTAG
- a CDS encoding CoA pyrophosphatase, which translates to MTELNNFISRFQFTLPATRQSERKAGKSAAVLLPIINKPNPTLLLTQRSPFLRSHAGQVAFPGGASDPEDGTLVNTALREAYEEVAIPPEKVTVLGQLSPLQSYGGYEVTPIVGLVPNNIQYQANPSEVAAIFEVPLFDALSLQRHEYVDIKRSGRHNRIFFYWYNGHLVWGLTASIIHQLALQLD; encoded by the coding sequence ATGACTGAACTGAATAACTTTATCAGTCGTTTTCAGTTTACTTTACCGGCCACCCGCCAATCTGAACGCAAGGCGGGTAAATCGGCGGCTGTTCTTTTACCTATTATTAATAAACCAAATCCGACGCTACTTCTCACGCAACGCTCTCCATTTTTACGCTCCCATGCAGGCCAAGTCGCCTTTCCAGGTGGCGCAAGTGACCCAGAAGATGGTACGCTCGTGAATACCGCCTTGCGTGAAGCTTATGAAGAAGTGGCTATCCCCCCAGAAAAAGTCACGGTACTGGGCCAATTAAGCCCTTTACAAAGTTACGGTGGCTATGAAGTTACGCCAATCGTTGGCTTGGTGCCAAATAACATTCAATACCAAGCCAACCCGAGTGAAGTCGCTGCTATCTTTGAAGTTCCCTTATTTGATGCGCTTTCATTACAGCGTCATGAGTATGTCGATATTAAGCGTTCAGGGCGACATAATCGCATCTTTTTTTATTGGTATAATGGCCATTTAGTGTGGGGACTAACCGCCTCTATTATTCACCA
- the copC gene encoding copper homeostasis periplasmic binding protein CopC, giving the protein MPINPIKSSWRKISAVAVLFLGMSFQQAFAHAHLKDQLPAEGTAVEQAPESITLSFSEGIEVNFTKVSIIGPENKIVKTGKATLDPTNDTKVIVPVEDKLIAGKYDVNWSVVSVDGHKTKGTYSFAVK; this is encoded by the coding sequence ATGCCAATTAACCCTATTAAATCTTCATGGCGCAAAATCAGCGCAGTTGCCGTTCTTTTTTTAGGAATGTCTTTCCAGCAAGCATTTGCACATGCGCATTTAAAAGACCAGCTTCCAGCTGAAGGTACAGCAGTAGAACAAGCACCTGAGTCCATCACATTAAGCTTTTCTGAAGGTATTGAAGTTAACTTTACTAAAGTCAGCATTATTGGGCCTGAAAATAAAATAGTAAAAACTGGTAAAGCAACGTTAGATCCAACTAACGATACTAAAGTGATTGTTCCTGTGGAAGACAAACTCATTGCGGGAAAATATGACGTTAATTGGAGCGTCGTTTCTGTCGACGGACATAAAACAAAAGGAACGTATAGCTTTGCAGTGAAATAA
- the pabB gene encoding aminodeoxychorismate synthase component 1 has protein sequence MVIKKIQLPYSPSTAIDYFTPLAHLPWAMLLHSGNAKHPHNRYDIIVADPIATLTTNQFETTISEPNQAPIVSESDPFELLQGLLDKYQPKHQEETECPFNGGALGLWSYDLGRRIEKLPEIATTELQFPDMAIGIYLWALIVDHHNKTTTLISYDDVDARLAWLQTQKRPRKNKFQLTSAWQSNMSEEAYHHNIARIHEYLHNGDCYQINLAQRFKAKYKGDEWNAFLALLERNGAPFSSFIRLPENAVISISPERFISLQDGNIQTRPIKGTLPRLDNEQDDLAQAEKLANSVKDRAENLMIVDLLRNDIGRVAKPGTVSVPELFAVEAFPAVHHLVSTITAKLDTPYRATDLLRACFPGGSITGAPKIRAMEIIEELEPHRRHGYCGAIGYISFSGNMDSNITIRTLLTYKKQVYCWAGGGIVADSQADKEYQETFDKLSLILPLLGALNTDD, from the coding sequence ATGGTTATCAAAAAAATCCAATTACCTTATAGCCCAAGCACAGCCATTGATTATTTTACCCCACTGGCACACCTGCCATGGGCGATGTTACTGCATTCAGGTAATGCAAAACACCCCCATAATCGGTATGACATTATTGTTGCTGACCCCATTGCAACGCTGACGACTAATCAGTTTGAAACAACCATCTCAGAGCCAAATCAGGCTCCTATCGTTTCTGAATCAGATCCTTTTGAACTTCTTCAAGGATTGCTTGATAAATACCAACCGAAACATCAGGAAGAGACTGAATGTCCCTTCAACGGCGGTGCCCTCGGTCTTTGGAGTTACGATTTAGGTCGACGCATTGAAAAATTACCTGAAATTGCAACAACAGAATTGCAATTTCCAGATATGGCTATTGGGATCTACTTGTGGGCACTCATTGTTGATCACCATAATAAAACAACTACATTAATTAGTTATGATGATGTTGATGCCCGACTGGCTTGGCTGCAAACCCAAAAAAGGCCCCGTAAAAACAAGTTTCAATTAACCTCAGCATGGCAATCTAATATGTCAGAAGAGGCATATCATCATAATATTGCCCGTATCCATGAGTATTTACATAATGGTGATTGTTATCAAATCAACTTAGCGCAAAGATTCAAAGCTAAATATAAGGGAGATGAATGGAATGCATTTTTAGCGCTACTTGAACGTAACGGCGCCCCTTTCTCTTCATTTATACGTCTCCCCGAAAACGCAGTTATCAGTATTTCGCCTGAGCGTTTTATCAGTTTACAAGATGGGAATATCCAAACTCGTCCAATAAAAGGGACGCTACCTCGCCTAGATAATGAACAAGATGACCTTGCACAAGCAGAAAAACTGGCGAACTCAGTCAAAGACCGCGCAGAAAACTTGATGATTGTCGACCTACTACGTAATGATATTGGCCGCGTTGCAAAACCTGGCACTGTCAGTGTTCCTGAATTATTCGCTGTTGAAGCGTTTCCTGCAGTGCATCACTTAGTCAGTACCATCACGGCAAAACTCGATACCCCATACCGTGCAACTGATTTATTACGTGCGTGCTTTCCAGGCGGTTCAATAACCGGAGCCCCTAAAATTCGCGCAATGGAAATTATTGAAGAGTTAGAACCCCATCGCCGGCATGGCTATTGTGGCGCAATCGGCTATATTAGTTTCAGTGGTAATATGGATAGCAATATCACTATTCGTACTTTACTGACGTATAAAAAGCAGGTTTATTGTTGGGCTGGCGGCGGTATCGTTGCAGATAGCCAAGCAGACAAAGAGTACCAAGAAACTTTTGATAAATTAAGCCTGATCTTACCGCTATTAGGAGCGCTCAATACCGATGACTGA
- the ftnA gene encoding non-heme ferritin, whose protein sequence is MLTTDMVKKLNEQLNLEFYSANLYLQMSAWCSDKGYEGAAAFLKAHSQEEMEHMQRLFDYLSDTGALPLLGQIAAPPVDFKSISDVFNQTYEHEQLITREINKLAHLAMTTQDYSTFNFLQWYVAEQHEEEKLFKSVLDKLDMVGESGKALFLLDKDLKNLSAATHV, encoded by the coding sequence ATGTTAACTACAGACATGGTCAAAAAATTAAACGAACAATTAAACCTTGAATTTTACTCAGCAAACCTTTATTTGCAAATGAGTGCTTGGTGTAGTGACAAAGGCTATGAAGGCGCTGCGGCGTTCTTAAAAGCACACTCGCAAGAAGAAATGGAACATATGCAGCGTTTATTTGATTATCTTAGTGACACAGGTGCACTGCCACTGTTAGGGCAAATTGCTGCGCCACCCGTTGATTTCAAATCAATTAGCGATGTCTTCAACCAAACTTACGAACATGAGCAATTAATCACCCGTGAAATTAATAAATTGGCTCATTTAGCAATGACGACACAAGATTATTCTACATTTAACTTCTTACAATGGTATGTTGCAGAGCAACATGAAGAAGAAAAATTATTTAAATCAGTACTGGATAAACTGGATATGGTGGGTGAGTCTGGTAAGGCACTCTTCTTGTTAGATAAAGACTTGAAAAACCTGTCAGCGGCAACGCATGTTTAA
- the yebF gene encoding protein YebF encodes MEAKQKIAVVLGACTLVFSSFALSANSEEGKAAPFVSCGTLTEPQIAAQVKSDFMNNRLPRWTDEKAALGKKAVAWVNDSEVTKTETGYRVPLVVRGAKSDLHYSVAVDCQNNTVTYNTSK; translated from the coding sequence ATGGAAGCGAAACAAAAAATTGCTGTGGTTTTAGGTGCTTGTACGCTGGTTTTTAGCTCTTTTGCGTTAAGCGCAAATAGTGAAGAAGGTAAAGCTGCACCTTTCGTCAGTTGTGGCACGTTAACTGAGCCTCAAATTGCAGCACAAGTGAAAAGCGATTTTATGAATAATCGTTTACCTCGCTGGACAGATGAAAAAGCGGCTTTAGGCAAGAAAGCGGTTGCATGGGTCAATGATAGCGAAGTCACTAAAACCGAAACAGGTTATAGGGTCCCGCTAGTTGTTCGTGGTGCAAAATCTGACTTACATTATTCAGTTGCGGTAGACTGCCAAAATAATACTGTGACATATAATACGTCGAAATAA
- the copD gene encoding copper homeostasis membrane protein CopD yields the protein MSLEAFYTLIRFVHFIAAILMCGMSIFAVLLSRGSFNYLLSRYLNKGIFFCAIVTVLTTFSWMLAQAGLMGDGWEDSIDWAIWQGVLGTSFGQIWRWELLSSVLLLLVLFVKPTKLRLTLILIFSVILLGLHAFIGHAAMHDGAIGVLHRINQFVHLISSAYWFGGLWPFLICIQFLRNKKEMAEGMDKHIVNTMMRFSRLGHIAVALVIITGVISAVILLPGWPLNYSGSEYQSLLWLKIILVGGMLLLAIINRYYIVPNIRQKGRVNYLIINSWVELLLGTMAILSVAIFASYQPI from the coding sequence ATGTCACTAGAAGCTTTTTACACACTTATTCGCTTTGTTCATTTTATCGCTGCAATATTGATGTGCGGAATGTCAATATTTGCAGTGTTACTTAGCCGCGGGTCATTTAATTATTTACTAAGCCGCTATTTGAATAAAGGCATTTTCTTTTGCGCTATCGTTACTGTATTAACGACCTTTAGCTGGATGCTTGCGCAAGCAGGTTTGATGGGGGATGGTTGGGAAGATAGTATCGACTGGGCGATATGGCAAGGGGTACTCGGGACGTCATTCGGTCAAATATGGCGTTGGGAACTTTTGTCATCGGTATTATTACTCTTGGTTTTATTTGTAAAGCCTACCAAATTACGATTAACGTTAATATTAATCTTTTCGGTCATCTTACTTGGTCTGCATGCTTTTATTGGGCACGCAGCGATGCATGATGGCGCAATCGGGGTGCTTCATCGCATTAATCAGTTTGTTCATCTTATTAGTTCGGCCTATTGGTTTGGTGGTCTGTGGCCATTTTTAATTTGCATTCAATTTTTACGCAATAAAAAAGAGATGGCGGAAGGGATGGATAAACACATTGTGAATACCATGATGCGTTTTTCACGTTTGGGCCATATCGCTGTTGCACTGGTTATTATAACGGGTGTCATCAGTGCGGTAATTCTTTTGCCTGGCTGGCCATTAAACTACTCGGGGTCAGAATACCAATCACTACTTTGGCTTAAGATCATTTTAGTGGGGGGAATGCTTTTGTTAGCTATTATCAATCGCTATTACATCGTACCGAACATTAGGCAAAAAGGGCGGGTGAATTACCTAATCATTAACAGTTGGGTTGAGTTATTGCTAGGCACTATGGCGATCCTTTCTGTGGCGATTTTTGCAAGCTACCAACCAATATAG